The following proteins are co-located in the Pirellulales bacterium genome:
- a CDS encoding DNA polymerase Y family protein, whose protein sequence is MRRVLCLWFPRWPLQRLLRARPELKRRAVAIYQQQRGLKVVDSNRPGVLPGTPVAEVAGLCWVAHDPAADRRALEELADWCEPFSPIIGLENADPPDSLLLDVTGLGPLFGDEAALAERLARALARQRLRVRLALADTVGAAWALAHAGGEFTVVPSGGGEAALVDLPVAALRLAPSQTALLQELGVQRVGQLLALPRASLARRFGAALLLRVDQALGRVPETIVSHRPSPEVVVERQLEHPLQQREALAQLIAALVEQLARRLAERQMGAIQLACQIVCQPGEAQFVVGLFQPSATARHLSELFQTRLDQIELPGPFVAVRLSVLSAARLATRQRALFDDPQDRRRELALFVDRLSSRLGQGAVLQAALVPDAQPEYAYRYAPLAGARSRRGPSEKRAVADLSRPLLLEPRPIALVAIAVAPQGAPRQFVWRGQSMRVARSWGPERIQTGWWRGRRIRRDYYRVEVEAGDRYWLFRSGGQWFLHGVFD, encoded by the coding sequence GTGAGACGCGTTCTCTGCCTGTGGTTTCCGCGCTGGCCGCTGCAGCGCCTGCTGCGCGCCCGGCCGGAGCTTAAGCGCCGCGCCGTCGCGATCTATCAGCAACAGCGCGGTCTCAAGGTTGTCGACTCGAATCGGCCGGGCGTGCTGCCGGGCACGCCAGTGGCCGAAGTCGCCGGTCTCTGCTGGGTGGCGCACGATCCGGCCGCCGATCGGCGCGCCTTGGAAGAACTGGCCGACTGGTGCGAGCCGTTCAGCCCCATCATCGGCCTGGAAAACGCCGATCCGCCCGACAGCTTGTTGCTCGATGTCACCGGCCTTGGGCCCTTGTTTGGCGACGAGGCCGCGCTGGCCGAGCGGTTGGCCCGCGCGCTGGCGCGGCAGCGGCTGCGCGTTCGCCTTGCCTTGGCCGACACCGTGGGCGCGGCCTGGGCGCTGGCGCATGCGGGGGGAGAGTTCACGGTTGTTCCGTCTGGCGGCGGCGAGGCGGCCCTGGTCGATTTGCCGGTGGCCGCGCTGCGACTCGCGCCGAGTCAGACGGCCCTGCTCCAAGAGCTTGGCGTGCAGCGTGTGGGGCAATTGCTCGCGTTGCCGCGCGCCAGCTTGGCGCGCCGCTTTGGAGCGGCGCTGCTACTGCGCGTCGATCAGGCGCTGGGACGGGTTCCCGAGACGATTGTCTCCCATCGGCCGTCGCCAGAAGTTGTCGTGGAACGGCAGTTAGAACATCCCTTGCAGCAGCGCGAGGCGCTAGCGCAACTCATCGCCGCGCTGGTCGAACAACTCGCGCGGCGACTGGCCGAGCGTCAGATGGGAGCGATCCAACTCGCTTGCCAGATCGTTTGCCAGCCGGGCGAGGCGCAGTTTGTCGTCGGGCTCTTCCAACCCAGCGCCACGGCCAGGCATCTGTCGGAACTGTTTCAAACGCGACTGGACCAAATCGAACTGCCGGGGCCGTTTGTCGCCGTGCGCTTATCGGTGCTGTCGGCCGCGCGGCTGGCGACGCGGCAACGGGCGCTGTTCGACGATCCGCAAGATCGCCGCCGCGAGCTGGCTTTGTTTGTCGATCGGCTGAGCAGTCGCCTGGGCCAGGGAGCGGTGCTCCAGGCGGCGCTCGTTCCCGACGCGCAACCCGAGTACGCCTATCGCTACGCGCCGCTCGCCGGCGCCCGGAGCCGTCGTGGACCATCGGAAAAGCGAGCCGTCGCTGATCTCTCGCGTCCGCTTCTCTTGGAGCCGCGGCCGATCGCGCTGGTGGCCATCGCGGTCGCTCCGCAAGGGGCACCGCGCCAGTTTGTCTGGCGCGGCCAGTCGATGCGGGTTGCCCGCAGTTGGGGGCCAGAACGGATTCAAACCGGTTGGTGGCGCGGGCGGCGCATTCGCAGAGACTACTACCGCGTGGAGGTCGAGGCGGGGGACCGCTACTGGCTGTTCCGTAGCGGCGGACAATGGTTTTTGCATGGAGTGTTCGATTGA
- a CDS encoding error-prone DNA polymerase has translation MPELRPPEQTSHRSSRRRLSAGSGAYAELRCKSNFSFLEGASHPDELVARAAELGYAALAITDRNTLAGVVRAHAAARQVGLPLLIGAEVALVDAPSVVLLTIDRAGYANLCRLLTLGKRRAEKGDCHLLFADLVAHAENLLACVPLVQRQRGAPSAAQLKSISPAAAAWNGGEQWTSLPSLCAVRELFGDRAYALAELHAGPDDGARLQRMRLLAQQARLPLAASGDAHYHVPQRQALCDVLTAVRWGCDVSQTGQRIFANAERHLQSPRERLAAFAACPETVARTVEIAQRCHFSLDQLRYEYPEELSPPGETPLAYLRRLTEAGAQERYPHGVSDHVRGLLAHELQLIEELRYEAYFLTVWDLVRFARSRGILCQGRGSAANSVVCYCLGVTSVAPEQLDVLFERFISKERNEAPDIDVDFEHERREEVLQYIYEKYGRQRAAMTAEVICYRPKSAIRDVGKALGISLDRVDALAKLVDPYGDSAQIAQRVREAGLDPQSPVVQRLIPLVRELLGFPRHLSQHVGGMVITRAPLCELVPIENAAMPGRTVIEWNKDDLDELGILKVDCLSLGMLTAIRKCFDLIRERHDRRLTLADVPEGDQQVYDMICRADTIGVFQIESRAQMSMLPRLKPRCYYDLVVEVAIVRPGPIQGNMVHPYLRRRTQQEKVTYPNEAVRQVLEKTLGVPLFQEQAMRLAVVAAGFTPGEADQLRRAMAAWRRPGLIGEFRKKLIDGMLANGLSEEFAIRLFQQIQGFGEYGFPESHAASFARLVYVSAWLKRYYPAEFCAALVNSQPMGFYAPSQLVRDAREHDVEVLPVDVNYSHWDCVLEGGAVRLGLRLVSGLSAAHAARVEKGRRPFRSLDDLVRRTGLKPATIALLARSDAFGSLALTRRQSLWQSLSHETKSQPLLADLEDDEPLAELPAMSDQEEVAADFRLLGLSLKAHPMSFLRGEMEQLRVTPAAQLRAGKDGGLVRVAGIVLVRQRPSTAKGITFVTLEDETGVANLIIRMQVWERYHRVARTAVALVAQGRLQIQHDVVHVLVSKLEDVGARLRVAASQSRDFH, from the coding sequence ATGCCCGAGCTGCGCCCACCGGAACAAACGAGCCATCGATCCTCCCGGCGCCGCCTCAGCGCCGGCTCTGGGGCCTATGCCGAGCTGCGCTGCAAATCGAATTTCTCCTTTTTAGAAGGGGCGTCGCATCCCGACGAGCTAGTGGCCCGCGCCGCCGAACTGGGTTACGCCGCTTTGGCGATCACCGATCGCAACACGTTGGCCGGCGTGGTGCGGGCGCATGCCGCCGCCAGGCAAGTCGGGCTGCCGTTGTTGATCGGCGCCGAAGTCGCCCTGGTCGACGCGCCCTCCGTAGTGCTGTTGACCATCGATCGCGCGGGCTACGCCAATTTGTGCCGCCTGTTGACCCTGGGAAAACGTCGCGCTGAAAAGGGGGATTGTCATCTGCTCTTTGCCGATCTGGTGGCGCATGCCGAAAACCTGTTGGCGTGCGTCCCCCTGGTTCAGCGGCAGCGCGGCGCTCCGTCTGCTGCCCAGCTCAAGTCGATCTCGCCTGCGGCCGCGGCTTGGAACGGCGGCGAACAATGGACTTCGTTGCCGTCGCTGTGCGCCGTTCGCGAGCTGTTTGGAGATCGCGCCTATGCCTTGGCCGAACTCCATGCCGGTCCCGACGACGGCGCGCGACTGCAGCGCATGCGCCTCTTGGCCCAGCAGGCCCGCTTGCCTTTGGCGGCCTCGGGCGACGCGCATTATCACGTCCCTCAAAGGCAAGCGCTCTGCGATGTGCTGACGGCGGTGCGCTGGGGCTGCGACGTCTCGCAGACTGGCCAGCGGATCTTTGCCAACGCCGAGCGGCATCTGCAGTCGCCGCGCGAGCGACTCGCCGCCTTCGCCGCTTGCCCGGAGACGGTCGCCCGCACCGTCGAGATCGCCCAACGCTGCCACTTTTCTCTCGATCAGTTGCGCTACGAGTATCCCGAAGAGCTTTCGCCGCCGGGCGAAACCCCCTTGGCGTATTTGCGGCGGCTCACCGAAGCCGGCGCCCAAGAGCGATACCCGCATGGCGTTTCCGACCATGTACGCGGACTCTTGGCGCACGAACTGCAGTTGATCGAGGAGCTGCGCTACGAGGCTTATTTTCTGACGGTCTGGGACTTGGTGCGCTTTGCGCGCTCGCGCGGCATCTTGTGCCAGGGGCGTGGCTCGGCGGCCAATTCCGTCGTTTGCTATTGCCTCGGCGTCACGTCGGTGGCGCCAGAGCAATTAGATGTGCTGTTCGAGCGGTTCATCAGCAAGGAACGCAACGAGGCGCCCGATATCGACGTCGATTTCGAGCACGAGCGCCGCGAGGAGGTGTTGCAGTACATCTACGAAAAATATGGCCGCCAGCGCGCCGCCATGACCGCCGAGGTGATCTGCTACCGGCCCAAGTCGGCCATTCGCGACGTCGGCAAGGCGCTGGGCATTTCGCTCGATCGCGTCGACGCTTTGGCCAAGCTGGTCGATCCCTATGGCGACTCGGCGCAAATCGCCCAGCGTGTGCGCGAGGCGGGGCTCGATCCCCAATCGCCCGTCGTTCAGCGACTCATTCCCCTGGTGCGGGAGTTGCTGGGCTTTCCGCGGCATCTCTCGCAGCACGTAGGGGGCATGGTCATCACCCGCGCGCCGCTTTGCGAACTGGTCCCCATCGAAAACGCCGCCATGCCAGGTCGCACTGTCATCGAGTGGAACAAGGACGACCTCGATGAGCTCGGCATCCTCAAGGTCGATTGCCTGTCGCTCGGCATGCTGACCGCCATTCGCAAGTGCTTTGATCTGATCCGTGAGCGCCACGATCGTCGCCTGACGTTGGCCGATGTGCCCGAAGGGGATCAGCAGGTTTACGACATGATCTGCCGGGCCGACACGATTGGCGTGTTTCAGATCGAGAGCCGCGCGCAGATGAGCATGCTGCCGCGTCTCAAGCCGCGCTGCTACTACGATCTGGTGGTCGAGGTGGCGATTGTTCGCCCCGGCCCCATTCAAGGCAACATGGTCCATCCTTACTTGCGCCGGCGGACCCAGCAGGAAAAGGTGACTTATCCCAACGAGGCGGTGCGCCAGGTACTGGAAAAAACCCTTGGTGTCCCCCTCTTTCAAGAGCAGGCCATGCGCTTGGCGGTCGTCGCGGCGGGCTTCACCCCTGGAGAGGCCGATCAACTCCGCCGCGCGATGGCGGCCTGGCGGCGGCCGGGTCTGATCGGCGAGTTTCGCAAAAAGCTGATCGACGGCATGTTGGCCAATGGACTGTCGGAGGAGTTCGCCATTCGCCTCTTTCAGCAGATTCAAGGATTTGGCGAGTATGGCTTTCCCGAGTCGCATGCCGCGAGCTTCGCGCGGTTGGTGTACGTGTCGGCCTGGCTCAAGCGCTATTACCCGGCCGAGTTCTGCGCGGCGCTCGTCAATAGCCAGCCGATGGGTTTTTATGCCCCGTCGCAACTGGTGCGCGACGCGCGCGAGCATGACGTGGAGGTGCTGCCCGTCGATGTGAATTACAGCCACTGGGATTGCGTCCTCGAAGGGGGCGCGGTGCGGCTTGGTCTGCGCCTGGTCAGCGGCCTTTCCGCGGCGCATGCCGCGCGCGTCGAAAAGGGGCGGCGTCCCTTTCGCTCGCTCGACGATCTGGTCCGCCGCACGGGGCTTAAGCCTGCGACCATCGCCTTGCTGGCCCGCTCCGACGCCTTTGGGTCGCTCGCGCTCACGCGGCGGCAGTCGCTCTGGCAATCGCTGTCGCACGAAACCAAATCGCAACCCTTGCTCGCCGATCTGGAAGACGACGAACCGCTGGCCGAATTGCCGGCCATGAGCGACCAGGAGGAAGTCGCCGCCGATTTTCGCCTGTTGGGGCTCTCGCTCAAGGCGCATCCCATGTCGTTTCTTCGCGGGGAGATGGAGCAACTGCGCGTCACGCCGGCGGCCCAACTGCGCGCTGGAAAAGACGGCGGACTGGTGCGCGTGGCCGGCATCGTGCTGGTCCGCCAGCGCCCCAGCACGGCCAAGGGAATCACCTTCGTCACGCTCGAAGACGAGACCGGCGTCGCCAATCTGATTATCCGCATGCAGGTGTGGGAGCGCTACCACCGAGTCGCCCGCACGGCCGTGGCGCTCGTTGCCCAGGGACGTTTGCAAATCCAGCACGACGTGGTCCACGTGCTCGTCTCGAAGCTGGAAGACGTCGGCGCGCGGCTGCGCGTCGCGGCGTCGCAGTCGCGCGATTTTCACTAG
- a CDS encoding saccharopine dehydrogenase NADP-binding domain-containing protein, with protein sequence MNDSNWMIYGANGYTGELTAREAARRGLHPVLAGRSRDKVERLARELDCPSRVFDLQSPDQIAREIKDMAVVAHCAGPFSATARPMMDACLKACAHYCDITGELEVIEAGAERDGRAREAGIAMIPALGFDVVPSDCLAATVAEALPGASQLQLAFAGSGGWSPGTMKTMIESLPKGGRARVAGRITKVPAAWKDMEVPFASGPKRCVTIPWGDVASAYYSTAIPNIEVYTAVPPSQIKQMRRTRWLMPLAGITFVQKIMKGRVERSIKGPSEQGLRESRSSLWARAIHADGRRIDATLETAGGYPLTVLTTLAAVERLLAGLGPKGFATPSRAFGKEFILEAAPESKLTLQQPVVAGATR encoded by the coding sequence ATGAACGACTCGAACTGGATGATCTACGGCGCCAACGGCTACACCGGCGAGCTAACCGCCCGCGAGGCGGCCCGCCGCGGCCTGCATCCCGTGCTGGCCGGACGCTCACGCGACAAAGTCGAACGGTTGGCACGCGAACTCGATTGCCCCAGCCGAGTCTTCGATCTGCAAAGCCCCGACCAGATCGCGCGCGAGATCAAAGACATGGCGGTGGTCGCACACTGCGCGGGGCCCTTTTCCGCCACTGCTCGGCCGATGATGGACGCCTGCCTCAAAGCCTGCGCTCACTACTGCGATATCACCGGCGAACTCGAAGTGATCGAGGCGGGCGCCGAGCGCGACGGCCGCGCCCGCGAGGCCGGCATCGCGATGATCCCGGCGCTCGGCTTCGATGTCGTCCCCAGCGATTGCCTGGCCGCCACCGTCGCCGAGGCGCTTCCCGGCGCCAGCCAATTGCAATTGGCCTTTGCCGGCAGCGGCGGCTGGAGTCCCGGCACAATGAAGACCATGATCGAAAGCCTGCCCAAGGGGGGGCGTGCCCGCGTCGCCGGCCGCATCACCAAAGTGCCTGCCGCCTGGAAGGACATGGAAGTTCCCTTTGCCAGCGGCCCCAAGCGCTGCGTCACCATTCCCTGGGGCGACGTCGCCAGCGCCTACTACTCGACCGCCATTCCCAACATCGAAGTCTACACGGCCGTGCCGCCGAGCCAGATCAAGCAGATGCGCCGCACCCGCTGGCTGATGCCGCTCGCCGGCATCACTTTCGTGCAGAAGATCATGAAGGGACGCGTCGAGCGCTCGATCAAAGGGCCGAGCGAACAAGGCCTGCGTGAAAGCCGCTCGTCCCTCTGGGCGCGGGCGATCCATGCCGATGGACGCCGGATCGACGCCACATTAGAAACCGCCGGCGGCTATCCGCTGACCGTGCTCACCACGCTGGCCGCGGTCGAAAGGCTGCTCGCCGGGCTAGGCCCCAAAGGCTTCGCCACGCCGTCGCGTGCCTTCGGCAAGGAGTTTATTTTAGAAGCCGCTCCCGAATCGAAACTCACCCTGCAACAGCCGGTTGTCGCCGGCGCCACGAGGTAA
- a CDS encoding exo-alpha-sialidase — MRHWVSCLVGLVALSFSLVSAVADEPRYSESFVFPFSEEHNHAPGVVECPNGDLLVSWYRGAGERSADNVAVYGARQRKGSGEWSEAFLMVDTPGFPDCNTTMMIDSQQRLWLFWPVILANTWESCLTKYLVSQDYEGDGVPKWQWQDIIPLKPQNFEERMTTGLDALEKQYPNAGPREKQFVAFVRKTLKEKLSNRLGWQPRCKPTVLPSGRILLPLYTDTYSVSLMAISDDQGKSWYASEPLVSYGGIQPAVLRRNDGTLVAYMRENGPLEKIRVCESKDDGITWGPCGTIDLPNPGAGIDAVRLANGHWVLIYNDTTEHRNSLALAISEDEGKTWPIKRHLEKHESGSYHYPAIIQGADGTIHAVYSYFRQEKGKPEGKTMKHAAFNEAWIREGDKS; from the coding sequence ATGCGTCATTGGGTCAGTTGTTTGGTTGGACTGGTCGCCCTCTCGTTTTCTCTGGTCAGCGCCGTGGCGGACGAACCGCGTTACAGCGAGTCGTTCGTGTTTCCGTTCAGCGAAGAGCACAATCACGCGCCCGGCGTGGTCGAGTGTCCCAATGGCGATCTCTTGGTCTCCTGGTATCGCGGCGCCGGTGAGCGCAGCGCCGACAACGTGGCTGTCTACGGCGCGCGCCAGCGTAAAGGGTCGGGCGAGTGGAGCGAGGCATTTCTCATGGTCGACACGCCCGGCTTTCCCGATTGCAACACCACCATGATGATCGACTCGCAGCAGCGCCTCTGGCTGTTCTGGCCCGTGATTCTGGCCAACACCTGGGAGTCGTGCCTGACCAAGTATCTGGTGTCGCAAGATTACGAGGGCGACGGCGTTCCCAAATGGCAGTGGCAAGACATCATTCCGCTCAAGCCGCAGAACTTTGAAGAGCGCATGACCACCGGCCTCGACGCGCTGGAAAAGCAGTACCCCAATGCCGGCCCGCGCGAAAAACAGTTTGTCGCCTTCGTCCGCAAGACGCTCAAGGAAAAGCTCTCCAATCGGCTCGGCTGGCAACCGCGCTGCAAACCGACAGTGCTCCCCAGCGGGCGAATCTTACTGCCCCTCTATACCGACACCTATTCGGTGTCGCTCATGGCCATCAGCGACGATCAAGGAAAAAGCTGGTACGCCAGCGAACCCTTGGTGAGCTACGGCGGCATTCAGCCCGCGGTGCTGCGCCGCAACGATGGCACGCTGGTCGCCTACATGCGCGAGAATGGGCCGCTAGAGAAGATTCGCGTTTGCGAATCGAAAGACGACGGTATCACCTGGGGGCCCTGCGGCACGATCGACTTGCCCAACCCAGGCGCCGGCATCGACGCGGTACGCTTGGCCAACGGGCATTGGGTGCTGATCTACAACGACACCACCGAGCATCGCAATAGTCTGGCGCTGGCCATCTCAGAGGACGAAGGCAAGACCTGGCCCATCAAGCGCCACCTGGAAAAGCACGAGTCGGGCTCCTACCACTATCCGGCCATCATTCAAGGCGCCGACGGCACGATTCACGCCGTTTACAGCTACTTCCGGCAGGAAAAAGGGAAGCCCGAAGGAAAAACCATGAAACACGCCGCATTTAACGAGGCGTGGAT